In Roseiconus lacunae, the following proteins share a genomic window:
- a CDS encoding glycosyltransferase family 4 protein gives MTRKTNDQDGHEESSNPTQPKSNSIDDVAEEATQTTDHVDAPRSMYSPRSMYSPRSMYNPRSMYSPRTNEYSAQASSVSRSSLLTSGTTQDPLPFLEWSIGRPLRIAHLNAALIPAGIEYWLASLARYADPERLQFLRSVIVTDWVDPRQVSRMGMPIEVGGRESVMQAARDCDILFVSDPGQVSHDVCRWLQESPPPISIFIAHGDAEYTRDRLSKIGPVIDHIIAVTEHVRREVCDGWPVSVVLNGVDPHRLVKTRPRSVSRDALGFSQDDFVVGFVGRLSEEKNPQLVIDAVARLPRHCKALLVGYGVMRDFILEHGMKLLPGRFVLAEGDGDLGDLYSAMDAFVMPSRFEGYGLVAMEAMMAGVPVVGTPYGMVSDLIVDGVNGMVVDPNAESIAAAIEKLQRFPRFRRAMIEAGHELAERVGYASDMARNYEQLLQKLWFDRGGTR, from the coding sequence ATGACTCGGAAAACGAATGACCAAGACGGTCATGAAGAATCTTCGAATCCAACTCAACCGAAGTCCAATTCGATTGATGACGTAGCAGAGGAGGCAACACAGACCACTGATCATGTCGACGCCCCGCGTTCGATGTACAGTCCGCGTTCGATGTACAGTCCGCGTTCGATGTACAACCCCCGTTCGATGTACAGCCCCCGTACGAATGAGTATTCAGCTCAAGCGTCCTCGGTGTCGCGATCTTCTCTTTTAACCTCGGGAACGACTCAGGATCCGTTGCCTTTTTTAGAGTGGTCAATTGGGCGTCCGCTTCGAATCGCTCATTTGAATGCCGCGTTAATACCGGCGGGGATCGAATACTGGCTGGCTTCGTTGGCACGCTATGCCGACCCGGAGCGGTTGCAGTTTCTACGAAGTGTGATTGTGACCGATTGGGTTGACCCACGGCAGGTTTCACGAATGGGAATGCCGATCGAAGTGGGGGGCCGAGAGAGTGTGATGCAAGCGGCTCGAGACTGTGACATCTTGTTTGTTTCCGACCCGGGGCAAGTTTCACATGACGTTTGTCGCTGGTTACAGGAGTCCCCGCCTCCGATTTCAATCTTCATCGCCCACGGTGACGCCGAGTACACACGGGATCGGCTTTCGAAGATTGGACCTGTGATCGATCATATTATCGCGGTAACCGAGCATGTCCGCCGCGAGGTGTGCGACGGTTGGCCGGTCTCGGTAGTGCTCAACGGCGTAGACCCCCATCGTCTCGTGAAGACGCGTCCTCGGTCGGTCTCGCGCGACGCATTGGGTTTTTCACAGGACGACTTCGTGGTTGGATTTGTTGGCAGGTTGAGTGAAGAGAAGAATCCACAACTTGTGATCGATGCCGTCGCCCGTTTGCCTCGTCACTGTAAAGCTTTGTTGGTGGGCTATGGTGTGATGCGGGATTTCATTCTTGAGCACGGGATGAAGCTATTGCCCGGACGTTTCGTTCTCGCCGAAGGTGACGGAGATCTTGGAGACCTTTATTCAGCGATGGATGCTTTTGTAATGCCGTCTCGGTTTGAAGGTTATGGGTTGGTCGCGATGGAAGCGATGATGGCAGGGGTTCCGGTGGTCGGAACTCCGTATGGGATGGTATCGGATCTGATCGTCGACGGCGTCAATGGAATGGTCGTCGATCCAAATGCCGAATCGATTGCGGCGGCGATTGAAAAGCTGCAGCGATTTCCGCGGTTTCGCAGGGCGATGATCGAAGCCGGCCATGAACTCGCAGAGCGAGTCGGATATGCCAGCGATATGGCACGGAACTATGAGCAGTTGTTACAGAAGCTGTGGTTCGATCGTGGAGGTACGCGTTGA
- a CDS encoding methyltransferase domain-containing protein: MPIGSYMAIPTFATELIRQNPGTVLDLGMGFGMLGVAVRQWLDLGVQPWRTHLVGVEIWPAYRNPVWDLYNLIFVRDLREHLNLDRQQYAMVLIGDVIEHFEDEVAIEVLEQARRLVCPNGSLMVITPDDAMEQGAAHGNPYERHRSVWTSDRFVERGFEILIDSKTPQLPPATPTVVARWTNA, encoded by the coding sequence ATGCCAATCGGTAGCTATATGGCAATTCCTACGTTCGCGACGGAATTGATCCGCCAGAATCCGGGCACGGTTCTCGATCTGGGAATGGGGTTTGGGATGCTCGGCGTCGCGGTTCGGCAATGGCTTGACCTGGGGGTTCAGCCTTGGAGGACACATTTGGTCGGCGTCGAAATTTGGCCCGCATACCGAAATCCCGTCTGGGATCTTTACAACCTCATTTTCGTCCGTGACTTGCGTGAGCATTTGAATCTCGATCGCCAGCAGTACGCGATGGTACTGATCGGTGATGTGATCGAGCACTTTGAAGATGAAGTTGCGATAGAAGTCCTAGAACAAGCTCGCCGGTTGGTTTGTCCCAATGGATCATTGATGGTCATCACTCCAGACGATGCGATGGAGCAAGGTGCCGCTCACGGCAATCCGTATGAGCGGCATCGATCGGTTTGGACGTCAGATCGTTTTGTCGAACGAGGCTTTGAAATTTTGATCGATTCCAAGACGCCCCAATTGCCTCCGGCGACGCCGACAGTGGTTGCCAGGTGGACAAACGCATGA
- a CDS encoding LuxR C-terminal-related transcriptional regulator, giving the protein MVYSTAAPDQPRLTDFVAPHAFISQDLSGNITEVSHSITEVLGYSPETLVGRPINTIFSPDCRANDYFRFASDRRPTHLLLSLLSSSGESRVFSVYRNRSIGSGQDDRYHNLLSDVTDEVRQYQTLKSRLETLQSIQRGLSDQEHQVAERIVNGMLNREIAEELQVSERTVDRRRASVMNHYGVDSTAELVCQLSELSHLKTFLQIAGQSTWRTAVNVNELAARPLSRSA; this is encoded by the coding sequence ATGGTTTACTCGACTGCTGCTCCAGACCAACCGCGACTTACCGATTTTGTCGCCCCCCATGCCTTTATCTCACAAGACCTCAGTGGGAACATCACCGAAGTCAGCCATTCGATCACCGAAGTACTCGGCTACTCACCCGAAACACTTGTCGGGCGGCCGATCAACACGATCTTTTCACCCGACTGCAGGGCAAATGATTACTTTCGGTTTGCCAGCGACCGTCGGCCAACCCACCTGCTGCTGAGCTTGCTTAGCTCCAGCGGCGAGTCACGCGTCTTTTCGGTCTACCGCAACCGATCGATCGGAAGCGGACAGGACGATCGCTATCACAACCTTCTCTCCGATGTGACCGACGAAGTTCGTCAGTACCAAACGCTCAAATCGCGGCTGGAAACGCTTCAATCGATTCAACGCGGTCTCTCCGATCAGGAACACCAGGTCGCTGAACGAATTGTTAACGGTATGCTCAATCGTGAGATCGCGGAAGAGCTACAGGTTTCAGAACGAACCGTCGACCGCCGACGTGCCTCGGTCATGAACCACTATGGTGTCGACTCCACCGCCGAACTGGTTTGCCAACTTTCAGAGCTTTCGCACTTAAAAACCTTTTTGCAGATCGCCGGTCAATCGACTTGGCGAACCGCGGTCAATGTCAACGAACTCGCCGCCCGACCACTTAGCCGCAGCGCGTGA
- a CDS encoding DUF456 domain-containing protein, protein MHLDEPSWLPLAATEWVSLLSGGSLYLLAIGLVLACFLSWLTNLITLPGNWICVLLIGLYAWLGPQSGRLSISLMTLGVTFAIAFVGEVIEFVASAAGAKNAGASTKSTIYSIFGSIVGAVVGGIVGVPIPVVGQIFAAIIFGGLGAAFGAMYGEWTDGRAWRDNWNVGQAAFWGKLFGTIGKFSVGLLIVLTVVVAVCV, encoded by the coding sequence ATGCACCTCGACGAACCAAGTTGGCTGCCCCTTGCCGCAACCGAGTGGGTAAGTCTACTCTCCGGCGGATCACTGTACTTGCTCGCGATAGGCTTGGTCTTGGCTTGCTTTCTTAGCTGGCTGACCAATTTGATCACGTTACCTGGCAACTGGATCTGCGTGCTTTTGATAGGTCTGTATGCTTGGTTGGGACCGCAGAGCGGACGACTATCGATCTCGCTGATGACACTGGGAGTCACCTTTGCGATTGCTTTTGTTGGCGAAGTGATCGAGTTTGTCGCTTCAGCAGCCGGTGCAAAGAACGCCGGCGCGAGCACCAAGTCAACGATCTATTCGATCTTTGGTTCTATCGTAGGTGCGGTCGTCGGTGGAATTGTTGGCGTTCCAATTCCTGTGGTCGGCCAAATCTTCGCTGCCATCATCTTTGGCGGACTCGGTGCGGCTTTCGGAGCGATGTACGGCGAATGGACCGACGGGCGAGCATGGCGAGATAACTGGAACGTTGGGCAGGCAGCATTCTGGGGCAAACTGTTCGGTACGATCGGAAAGTTCAGTGTCGGATTGTTGATCGTCCTCACAGTTGTGGTTGCGGTTTGTGTGTAG